AATTAACTAAACGATATATCCAGCAAAGGATAAATTCACTAAACGATAAACTCAtcaaacgataaattcactaaaagttaagttcacaaaacaatatattcaccaaatgataaattcaccaaacgataaattcaccaaacgataaatttacgaaacgataaattcaccaaacgataaattcacttaacgataaattcactaaaccataaattcactaaacgatatattcactaaacgataaattcacgAAATGATAAACTCACTAAACGATAAAAtcaccaaacgataaattcaTCAAACGATAAACTCACGAAACGATAAACTCTCCAAACGATAAATTCATCAAACGTTAAATTCACCCAACGATAAATCCTCCAAACGATAAATTCAAAACACCGTAAATTTACCAAATGGTAAATTAACCAAAGGATAAATGCATCAAACGATATATTCACCAAACGATATATTCACCAAAGGATATATTCACCAAAGGATATATTCACCAAACaataaattcaccaaacgataTATTCACCAAACGATATATTCACCAAACGATATATTCACTAGAGTATATATTCACTAAAGGATATATTCACCAGACAATATATTCCCCAAACGATATATTCACGAAACGATATATTCAGCAAACggattgggttgggttgggttgggtttggtTGGATTGTGTTGGGTTGGGTTAAGTTGGGTTGGATTGGATTGGGATGAGTTGAGTTGGGTTGGATTGAGTTGAGTTGGATTGAGTTGGGTTGGATTCGATGCGGTTAGGTTAAATTCGATTCGGTTCATAATCCTCTAACTAGGATGAACCAAATATAGAAGGAGACCATTAGAGGAaaaccaaatgaaagaatctaaTCAAATTCTAAAGGAGTTCCTGCTGCACCTCCTAATTTTCATGATACATCTCCAAATATTCCATTATTATCCTTTTTTACTAATAACCACCTTCTTTCTATAACAtgtttagaattaaaaatttaatatatttaaatttaaaaatgaaattaaaaaaattatttctttaaatttaaaaatcaaaaaccGTTAAAGGTTGTATGAAACCGATCAAAGAATCTAATAAAATTCACACCACTAAACCAACTAAAATTATCTGTACCATGTAAACATgcacaaatttttaatttcgttAACAATTTTAATccaacatttaaaattttaaatcgaTATCaagtataataatttatttaaaaattattattcaaacAATTATGTTGTTAATTCAACCTAAAGTAGAGTTTTGTGGCATCGCTAAAATTGGAAGAGGTAGATAGACAAGGCACAAAACTAGTGGGGTAAGGTGTCACTTCCACGTTGAACGTGACACTAACAGTGCCAGATGTCATACATGAACATGACACATAAACATGACACTTAAGCAACAAAattcttacaaaaataaattaaaaaaaactaaaagaattttaaaaaattcacaaattgACGTGACATATCATTAACGtctttcatgatttttttaaagaaaatctaATTAAGGCACTTCTAAAAGttaagattaaattattattttttaaaacaagaatcaacttaACACACTTCCATTAAGAAAAACTAAGCATAACTTAGACAAAAACTATGTATAAAGCGGATGAAAGAATCTAATCAAATACAAACAACTAAACCAACTAAAATTACATGTACCATGCACCTAtgcataaatttaattttaaaaatttcattaacTATTTTAATCCAACATTCAAAATTCCAAATcgatataataatttatttataaattataattcaaaaacgATTATGTTGttaattcacataaaaaaatacttataaatatttcaagtgaattttttttaaagtaaacatTGTGTACTTCCTTCTAATACATAAATTATCTATTAATTCTtatggaaaagaaaagagatttttagtgaaattaataaattaaaattttaaggcAAATAGACGAAAACAATTAACGGTAAACTTTgttgactatatatatatatatatagatctTGTATATAGATGATGATATGGAAAATGaaaactttattataataacaatgtctttttcatttttgactGTAACACCAGTGTCAACACATCTACAACATATCTGTATCTTTTTTCATCGACAGAAGTCCAATACAATATATATAGGACTttaattacaatgaaagaataatgaaagaatgagaaGAAAATCTCTATTTTTGAGACCTATGAACtttagaataaaagaatatgaattaattagttacaaagaaaatgtaataattgaatgaatgaattttgGTTGTATTATTTACTAGAGCTATAAAGTCTGGTTTTTTTTTTGAGGAAGTTCTTGTACCACGTTGCTGATAGTTTTGGATATCTTTTCAAACCATTTTTGTAATCTATGAAGATCATTCCAAATCGTGATGTATAACCCGAAGTCCATTCAAAATTGTCGAAGAAAGACCACACGTAATATCCCTTCACATTTGCTCCATTCCTATATAATaatgaaatgaatataaattaaaaaaaaatcaaacaacatctataagaataaaattttaatattataaaagtaaaaattactTACCTAATAGCGGACAGAAGATAATAGAGATGACGATAATGATAATCTATTCTGAAAGTGTCCATAAGAGATTCTTCAAGTGATAAGGAGGGTTCATTATACTCGTTGACACctataaaaatgaataagaatAGGTCAAAAAGAGTATGATGCACATTGAATTTAGCAAGGGAGAGAAACTGTGAAACTGATGTATAAAGAAGTATGAACAAATGATATTTACCATTCTCTGTGATGTAAATCAAAGGATTGTTATATTTTTCCTTGGTATATAACACGAGATCACGAATTCCTCTGGGATAAACGTATAACCAATCAGAAGCAATCtgcatgattaaaaaaaaatgttaattttacattttataagattgaacTAGTAGAGAAGTTTGTCTTAATAGGAGTATAGAAGTACCTTGATTCCAATAGGTTTCCCATCGCGTTCAACTAGAAtgaatcaaaaagaaaaaagcacAAGCTATTGTTAGTCATGATCTTATTCAACTATTTAGGGTGAACTGATAGAATGTTAGAAAATAGATGAAATCCTCACATGCAGCAGTGACAAGAGAATCGGTTAAGTAGCTAGGGTTGTCATTGCTCAGTTGAGGTGCATCGGTGGCATATGTTGTAGAGTAATAGTTTAGACCAATAAAATCGAATGAACCAATAAGAAGTCTAGCTTGCTCTGCAGTAAACTTTGGCAACCTTGTTCTCACAAGTGATCTCATACTTTTTGGATAGTCTCCGTTAGTTAATGGATCCATAAACCTGAAATCATTTAGCATTcaaatcagttttttttaaattcatcaaaCCATACTTATCAAATTGTTAACATATGCATTTTGTATAAAGCAAATTAATAGAGTGTGATAGAAAGTCTTACCATCCATACATGAAGTCAATTGCTCTTTCGGCAGCCTTTTGATCAGCTTTTGTATCTCTGAGTGGCAAAAACCAATTAGCCACCAAGGTTATGCCTATCACACCCTCTTGAGATTTCTgcatatatattattcaaatattaaaacaacCTTCGAGAATACTCAATTTTAACatagttaaaaatttaagaatactTAATAAATTGACTAACCTGATACTTGGTCTTGTATAGACGAACAGCTGCTGCATGAGCAAGAAGTTGATGATGTGTGACCAAATATGGCTCAATTGAAGAATCACCACCAGTGCAATTTGAATTCATCCATGCAGAGCAGCGACCTGGTGCCATTTGTCCATTTGCATAGCCATTCTGGCTATAACTCCATGGCTCATTCAATGTAACCCAATACTTCACCCTATCACCAAATTCCTTGAAGCAAAGTTCTGCATAATCTCTAAAATCCTTCctgaataagaaaaatatatgtttgtttgtCAAATTATATTCCTATGCAGCTGTTAATCAAACGTACTAATCAATTATATGTTAGATTTGAAACTTACACTATCAGTGGACTTAAAAAGCCTCCATACTCATCTTCCAGTGTTTGGGGAAGATCCCAATGAAAAATAGTCACAAATGGTTTTATACCTGTGCACGATTGttaacatttattaataatcatcatcaaattttataaaattaaaaagtccAAATACGATCGCATTTAAGTCAAATATTCTAACCATTAGCCACCAGCTCATTGATAAGGTTGTTGTAATAGTTTATTCCTTCTTGATTTATTCCTCCACTCAGCTTTCCTTCtgtaaatatatagttttataaaaagGGTTAGGTTAATTCAAAAGGAAGATCCAACTACGAAAAACTTAGTCAttatttacaagaaaataacTTACTGGGGAGAATCCTTGACCAAGATATGGAAAATCTGTATGAATCCAGATTCGCATCCTTCATCATTTCAACATCTTCCTGCAGACAcagaaaaatatgttatattatttataggTAATTGACGCTTATGAACACCAATAACTGTATGttcttttctaaataaatataaaacaaaggAATGCTGTGATCAAACCTTGTAATGATGGTAGGAGTCAATGGCCACGTCTCCGTTGCTTCTATCCTGGATCTTAGCTGCATTTCAGTAATTCAGAATTAATTAgaacatatattttgtttattatttaagatCATTCAGAAAAGTATCGTATTTGCTTCCTATTTGATCTGTTTGTACTGTGGAGAATCGGAGAGAGTGAGTTACATACCTGGATATTTATGGGTGAAAGTATCCCATACACTTGCTCCTCTACCACCTTCCGTTGCTGCACCTTCGAACTATATATATGACaaacataaaagaaatcaaaatctcATTCAGGAAAGTAATTCAGTttggtaaatattatatgtagtTTTTAAGAAGTATATATATACCTGGTAAGAGGAAGATCCAGCTCCAAAGATGAAGCCTTGAGGGAAAGTGTTGCGATTGATTGAAATGTCAATAGTTGGTGAAACTGAAACTGTTTCTTCGCATGTAACTTTGGAAGATctaacaagaagaagagcaaaGAGACCGAGAAAGAGAGAGCTGTAGATGGCCATGTTATTTTTCTTAGACGTTTGATGTTGTTTCTGTGAATGCTTCAATCTctccttatatatatatgaaggaATACCAGCTACCTACCACCTTCGTGCTTTGACCAGTTgatttcataataatatatataatatatactatttttgACTAAGAGGAGTGACTGAACTTGTACTTAGTTTGTTCcataaaactattattaaagAACTCCTCCCACGTTTTTATTCTTTGCCCACTTTTCCGTTGAATATCAAAATTGGCGGCTATATTTTATGCAGCAATTTGCTAACAGGATATAGCACAACTTTTACCAGGTTTTCTTCAGATTTCTCTGGTGAGAGacaaaatagtatttttatatgGGGATGCCTTCCATGTTCTGAACAGGAAGTTCAAACTAAGAAAACAAACTACTCAATTAACCATATCTAATTTGTTGGCACAAAATTTTCATGTTCTTATGCTTATGCTTATGTTATTACTCCCAAAGTTTGTgttcttttttctattattcactTTTGGATTACATTATTTTAGTGTTATTTCTTTCCTCTGCAAACAAACACAGCTTGAATATACTagaattgtttaattaaaagGTAAGCTGGACTAGGTTGGAGCACAGTCAATTGTGTTGGATGTGTGAATAAAGTGTGATGGTGGTAAGAGGAAGTCGATCTTTATTAAcggaaaacaatataaatagtttaatgttTTATCTATGTAATTacttagatttttttataatatgtaaattttgttgatgtttcatgaagaataatttttatcataggTTTGATGTGGTTCATTATGATTTATTCCCTTTTCTGAAGGTAGGAGAaaagataaaactaaaataaaaaaaagatgaaattctttgaaattctttatttattagtaaaaatgaaagtttgaaactcatattaataatttatttttttcttttagttaacTTCAAGATAATAGAACAAAAAAAGAATTGACTACTGAGCCGTATGAGTCAGGAAATTCTCAAGTACGGTTCTAAGGAAAGGAATTGATTCACCTATTTCGACCGAGGAGAACAGGCCATTCGACAGGGAGACTCAGAAGTTGCGGAGTCTTGGTTTAATCAAGCCGCTGAATATTGGAAACAAGCTATAGCTCTTACCCCCGGTAATTATATTGCAGCACATAATTGGTTGAAGATCACAGGGCGTTTTGAATAAGAACActctgtttctttttttcttatatttttatctatctATATCTTTATATAGATAGATAAATATCTATTGTTATAAATTCTTGTTTCTTGTccctatcaaattaaaaaatcatttctatAGGAACGACCAATCACAGAATTTCAATATATCCCttctaatctaattttttttgttcGATTTTTTCTAGTATTTCATAGAAATAAACGAGATGTGGATACAGTAGAtcattttctccttttttctgttatttaaactaatattcaatcaaattaagaaaagagaccttcaaaaaaagaaataaaatataggtaTATTGCCTAATAATGAATGCTAATGTCTGCTCAATTTGAAATAGAGTACATACTAATActttatctataaaaaaaatcaaatctaaGGAATAGAATAAAATCTGAATACATTTGATTAGTAGGCTGCACGAAAAATTATTGAACTTCCATTCAGAGTTCCCAAAAAGGTCTTAGAAGATTAAAAGAGGTCCATTGAGCGCCCCACTCTTATGTCATAATAGATTCGAACACTTGCCCTGAATTGACTTCGAGATCATAATTGTTCTAGTGAAAAACTAAAGAAATGAAATTGACTAAGATATCCAATACATGAGAGATAGGAGAGAACAAAACTCAATAGAAACATCTCTAATAAGTTCACTAATTCTGTTTTATGTTGGCAGGTCTCTTTGTATGTGTTGTCTGGAAAGAGGAGGACTCAATGATTATTCGTTCACCGGAACCAgaagttaaaattttggtaGATAGGGATCCTATAAAAACTTCTTTTGAGGAATGGGCAAAACCTGGGCCTTTCTCAAGAACAATAGCTAAGGGACCAGATACTACTACTTGGATCTGGAACCTACATGCTGACGCTCATGATTTTGATAGCCATACTAATGATTTAGAGGAGATTTCCCGAAAAGTTTTTAGTGCGCATTTCGGCCAACTCTCTATCATCTTTCTTTGGCTGAGTGGCATGTATTTTCATGGTGCTCGTTTTTCCAATTATGAGGCATGGTTAAGTGATCCTACGCACATTAGGCCTAGTGCTCAGGTGGTTTGGCCAATAGTGGGTCAAGAAATATTGAATGGTGATgtagggggggggggggttccGAGGAATACAAATAACCTCTGGTTTTTTTCAGATTTGGAGAGCATCTGGAATAACTAATGAATTACAACTCTATTGTACTGCAATTGGTGCATTGGTCTTTGCAGCCTTAATGCTTTTTGCTGGTTGGTTTCATTATCACAAAGCTGCTCCAAAATTGGCTTGGTTCCAAGATGTAGAATCTATGTTGAATCACCATTTGACAGGGCTCCTAGGGTTGGGGTCTCTTTCTTGGGCAGGACATCAAATACATGTATCTTTACCGATTAACCAATTTCTAAATGCTGCAGTAGATCCCAAAGAGATACCACTTCCTCATGAATTTATCCTAAATCGGGATCTTTTGGCTCAACTTTATCCGAGTTTTTCCGAGGGAGCAACCCCATTTTTTACCTTGAATTGGTCAAAATACGGAGAATTTCTTACTTTTCGTGGAGGATTAGATCCAGTAACTGGAGGTCTATGGCTGACCGATATTATACACCATCATTTAGCTATTGCAATTCTTTTCTTGATAGCGGGTCACATGTATAGGACCAACTGGGGTATTGGTCACAATATAAAAGACATTTTAGAGGCACATAAAGGTCCATTTACAGGCCAGGGTCATAAAGGTCTATATGAGATTCTAACAACGTCATGGCATGCTCAATTATCTATTAATCTAGCTATGTTAGGCTCTTTGACCATTGTTGTAGCTCACCATATGTATTCTATGCCTCCTTATCCATACCTAGCTACTGACTATGGTACACAACTGTCATTGTTTACACATCACATGTGGATTGGTGGATTTCTCATAGTCGGTGCTGCTGCGCATGCAGCGATTTTTATGGTAAGAGATTATGATCCGACTATTCGATACAACGATCTATTAGATCGTGTCCTTAGACATCGTGATTCAATCATATCACATCTTAACTGGGTATGTATATTTTTAGGTTTTCACAGTTTTGGTTTGTATATTCATAATGATACCATGAGCGCATTAGGGCGCCCTCAAGATATGTTTTCAGATACCGCTATACAATTACAGCCGATCTTTGCTCAATGGATACAAAATACCTACGCTTTAGCACCTGGCACAACAGCCCCGAGTGCAGCAACAAGTACCAGTTTGACTTGGGGAGGTGAAAATTTAGTAGCAGTGGGCGGTAAAGTTGCTTTGTTACCTATTCCTTTAGGAACTGCGGATTTTTTGGTCCATCATATTCATGCATTTACAATTCATGTAACAGTATTGATACTCTTAAAGGGTGTTCTATTTGCTCGTAGTTCACGATTGATACCGGATAAAGCAAATCTAGGTTTTCGTTTCCCTTGTGATGGACCTGGAAGAGGGGGGACATGCCAAGTATCCGCTTGGGATCATGTCTTCTTAGGACTATTTTGGATGTACAATTCAATTTCCGTAGTTATATTCCATTTCAGTTGGAAAATGCAGTCAGATGTTTGGGGTAGTATAAGTGATCAAGGGATAGTAACTCATATCACAGGAGGAAATTTTGCACAGAGTTCCATTACCATTAATGGGTGGCTTCGTGATTTCTTATGGGCGCAGGCATCCCAGGTAATTCAGTCTTATGGTTCTTCATTATCTGCATATGGTCTTTTTTTCTTGGGTGCACATTTTGTATGGGCTTTTAGTTTAATGTTTCTATTCAGCGGGCGTGGTTATTGGCAAGAACTTATTGAATCCATTGTTTGGGctcataataaattaaaagttgcTCCTGCTACTCAGCCCAGAGCCTTGAGCATTGTACAAGGACGTGCTGTAGGAGTAACACATTACCTTCTAGGTGGAATTGCCACAACATGGGCATTCTTCTTAGCAATAATTATTGCAGTAGGATAATAGCTAGGAGGATTTGAAAATCATTATGGCATTAAGATTTCCAAGCTTTAGTCAAGGCTTAGCTCAAGACCCCACTACTCGTCGTATTTGGTTTGGTATTGCTACCGCACATGACTTCGAAAGTCATGATGATATTACTGAGGAACGTCTTTATCAGAATATTTTTGCTTCTCATTTCGGGCAATTAGCAATCATTTTTCTGTGGACTTCCGGGAATCTCTTTCATGTAGCTTAGCAAGGTAATTTTGAGACATGGGTACAGGATCCTTTACATGTAAGACCTATTGCTCATGCAATTTGGGATCCTCATTTTGGTCAACCAGCTGTAGAAGCTTTTACTCGAGGAGGTGCTCTAGGCCCTGTTAATATAGCCTATTCTGGTGTTTATCAGTGGTGGTATACAATCGGTTTACGTACTAATGGGGATCTTTATACTGGAgctatttttctattaatactTTCTATTATATCTTTAATAGCAGGTTGGTTACACCTACAACCAAAATGGAAACCGAGTGTTTCGTGGTTTAAAAATGCCGAATCCCGCCTCAATCATCATTTGTCAGGACTATTCGGAGTAAGTTCCTTGGCTTGGACAGGGCATTTAGTTCATGTCGCTATTCCGGGGTCCAGGGGGGAATACGTTCGATGgaataatttattaagtatATTGCCGCAAATTCTATGTGTTTCACATATATATCTATTCCAAAACTAGCTATATCTATTACAAAACTAGTCCCTTGTCATTATGATAGATAAGAAAATTATGATAGATAGGAAATTGATGAAAATACAAATTCCAATTTAGTTGGGAAATAATAAATCGAATAAAACACATAAATAAGGACTTAAAGATAGAGAGGATAtaggaaaaaaattagaaaatgaaaCAGGCTTTTTGGGGATAGAGGGACTTGAACCCTCATGATTTCTTAAGTCGACGGATTTTCCTCTTACTTTCAATTTCATTGTTGTCGGTATTGACATGTAGAATAGGACTCTATCTTTATTCTCATCTGATTTATCAGTTCTTCAAGGGTTTTATCCGATTATGATGAAGTGAATAATTTCATCAATAAATATTCCATCGTTTCTTCAACTTCGAATTGATTTGATTCACATTTTTcatttgtgaatatttttatcacaaatcgatcttcattaataaaataaagaaaaagtaacaaATTGAAAGAGTATTTCAGTGATCCATTCCTGTAATTTTGGTGAAAGGATTCTTTTACTAATGCAATAAAAAAAGTCGTCAATTTCGTTTGTTAGAACAGCTTCCATAGAGTCTCTGCACCTAtcccttttttattataactttctgaatttttctttgttttcagaAAAAAGGATTTGGCTCAGGATTGCCCATTGTGAATTCCAGGGTTTCtctgaatttgaaaattattactTGGTAAGTTTCCATACCAAAACTCAATCCAATTAAGTCCGTAGCGTCTACCAATTTCGCCATATCcccatcttttttttatatttgaatctGATTATAATAGaatgctttttttttcatttctattatGAGAATTATGCGGGAACTTTTGAATTcattaaatacatattattatattaaatattaaattaaatattaaaaacccttttcttttctccaatTTTATAGATTTGATTTCATCTATATTGGATACCTTTATTTGTTTGAATCagaactaattctaatatctatACATTAACAATTCAATATACACAGATATAGACCACATATCTACTTATCTTCTATGTACCTCCTTATCTTATTTTTTCATACAATTTAGAATACTCGAATGGtcgattcttttttttttgtttttgcttaaataaaaagaaaataaacaatcCATTTATTCATATACAATTGATATAACTAAAACGAATCTAGTGGCTAGAAAAAACcattcttttaatttcatatagAATTAGACATTTACTTAGAAATATGGAATTCCTTAAGATTTACtaaaatatatctatttcctaaaaaaagtttattttgtatatatcgttatatttatagaaatataGATATAATACAAAATCGATCTACAAATTAGAATGAGTTGCCCGGGACTTGAACCCGGAACTAGTCGGATGAAGtagatattttattctttaataaaattcaacaatagaataaaacaagaaaaaatccCTCCCCAAGCCGTGTTTGCAGTTTTCATTGCACACGGCTTTCCCTATGTATACATCTAAACCTGAATTACTTGCCTAGCAAAAGACTCTAAGAAAGTGAAATAGAATATTCAATTTATTAACCCCGAATCTTGACTCTGACTACATGAGCATTTCAAAATCCTATAGATATAGAAGACTAAAAATAGAagactaaaaaaaatgatttttttatcctcatttaaaaaaaagaaggaagttCGTTTTATCAATTTACAccgatttaaaaaatatcataacctattttaacttataaataattGACGAAATCGTTTCTGAAAAGAATATCCAAATACCAAATCCGACCTAGATAAAACCTACGCAAAGTAAAAGAAGTTCTTggaaaaatcaaagaaaaaatatcttcTTCTGTAAAAAATTCTTCCAATAATTTTTCTGaacttaattttttcaaataaatgcgCACAGTACTTTTGTGCTTACGAGCCAAAGTTTTTATACAAGAAAACcgaagtatatattttatttgatagaAACTCTTTTTTTTTGCAGATCCATTGTAATAATGAGAAAAATTTCTGCATATGCGCAAAAACCGGTCAAGAATATCAAAATCAGATAAATTGGCCCAAACCGGCTTACTAATAGGATGACCCATTACATTACAAAATTTTGTGTTAGCCAATGATCTCATTAGAGGAATAATGGGAACTATTGTATCaagtttttttataacaatttgaATTAGAAATGAATTTTGCAACATTTGACTTCGTACTACTGAAAGATTTAGTGGAATACTTAAAAAATAGCCTAAAAAGTGAAATGAATACTGAGATAATTCGTTTATATAGATCGTTTCTAGTCCAGCCCAAATATCAAAATGACATTgccataaatatataaaatagtatttccatttatttatcaaaaaagGAGTATTCTTTAAAACCAGAATTGATTTTCCTTGATATCTAACATAATGGATGAAAGTATCCTTAAAGAAGAATAAAGTATATGAACAATTCTTAGTAGATACTTCTACaagatgttttattttttcatagaAAAAAATTCGCTCAAAAAAAACGCGAAAATGTTTTAACTGTAACTGAGAGGATTTGTTacgtagaaaaagaaagatagaTTCATATTCCCacacatataaattatataggAACAAGAAAATTCTTCGATtcctttttgaaaaaaaagtaaaaatccatttttttgGAGGAAAAAGACTATTCCAATtagaatagtaataaaaaaacaaccttattaaatgaaagaaagatacATCTTTTATCGAATATCGAAGGATTTGAACCAAGATTTCGAGATGGATAGGATAGGGTATTCGTATATCTGACTTATGATTTAAATATATCAGTTTATCTTCGAAAAAGGGAAAAATCGAATGAATTGATTGCAAATTTGTATAAGATTTTACGATTTCTAATCCCCTTAAGGAAGAGCTAAATAATTGTAGAGAAAATAGAATCTCCACGACGATACCAAAACCTTCTAATattatttgagaataaaaatgataGTTATAACCcacaaaagtattttttttagaatcGTTAACAAAAAGAATGAAATGAGTCTGTTGATACATTCGAGTACTTAAACGTTTTACAATtagtaaactaaaattattgttataatcTACATTTTCTAGAAAAAAGGACTCATGACGATAAGCTAGTCCATAAATAGATTCCCGAAAAAAAAGTGGGTATAGGATGTCCTGGTATCGAGATCTATGGAGTTCTAAATATGCTTTATATTGCTCCATTAAAAAAGTCTATTTGGTCAAACAAAGAATCAGAGATTCATTGGATTATCAAATGATACATAGTGCGATATGGTCAAAACAGAAAATTATAGGTATAAAAATATACCTAGAAAACAAGTAAAACCCATTCACGGACTCTCTCTAATCGATTTTTCGCCTAATTTTTGTTCTAGGATAACGAGCTAATTAAgaatcctttattttttttttacctaatCGCTCTTTtgattttggaaaaaatatctttatcaATATACTCTTTCTTTTACACATTTATCGCTACCCCAAAATACCAAAAGATAATGGAAAATAGCTATATAGTTAGCactcataaaaaaataaccCATTCACCAGAAAAGCTTTTCCCACATCAAGCACTAACCTATTTTTAACGTACAATTAGATGGGGTaatgatcaaaataaaaaataaacgaAAGCTCGATGCTTTTGGTTTTCCTATTAGAATTAGAACCACCAAGTTCTATCCCTTTATTAATCAAACCcaactgaatttttttttttacgagccaaaaattcaaacaaaaatttgaGCTGGATCCTATaagaatgaaa
The Vigna angularis cultivar LongXiaoDou No.4 chromosome 5, ASM1680809v1, whole genome shotgun sequence genome window above contains:
- the LOC108339510 gene encoding cyanogenic beta-glucosidase, coding for MAIYSSLFLGLFALLLVRSSKVTCEETVSVSPTIDISINRNTFPQGFIFGAGSSSYQFEGAATEGGRGASVWDTFTHKYPAKIQDRSNGDVAIDSYHHYKEDVEMMKDANLDSYRFSISWSRILPKGKLSGGINQEGINYYNNLINELVANGIKPFVTIFHWDLPQTLEDEYGGFLSPLIVKDFRDYAELCFKEFGDRVKYWVTLNEPWSYSQNGYANGQMAPGRCSAWMNSNCTGGDSSIEPYLVTHHQLLAHAAAVRLYKTKYQKSQEGVIGITLVANWFLPLRDTKADQKAAERAIDFMYGWFMDPLTNGDYPKSMRSLVRTRLPKFTAEQARLLIGSFDFIGLNYYSTTYATDAPQLSNDNPSYLTDSLVTAAFERDGKPIGIKIASDWLYVYPRGIRDLVLYTKEKYNNPLIYITENGVNEYNEPSLSLEESLMDTFRIDYHYRHLYYLLSAIRNGANVKGYYVWSFFDNFEWTSGYTSRFGMIFIDYKNGLKRYPKLSATWYKNFLKKKTRLYSSSK
- the LOC128196747 gene encoding LOW QUALITY PROTEIN: photosystem I P700 chlorophyll a apoprotein A1-like (The sequence of the model RefSeq protein was modified relative to this genomic sequence to represent the inferred CDS: deleted 1 base in 1 codon); protein product: MLAGLFVCVVWKEEDSMIIRSPEPEVKILVDRDPIKTSFEEWAKPGPFSRTIAKGPDTTTWIWNLHADAHDFDSHTNDLEEISRKVFSAHFGQLSIIFLWLSGMYFHGARFSNYEAWLSDPTHIRPSAQVVWPIVGQEILNGDVGGGGFRGIQITSGFFQIWRASGITNELQLYCTAIGALVFAALMLFAGWFHYHKAAPKLAWFQDVESMLNHHLTGLLGLGSLSWAGHQIHVSLPINQFLNAAVDPKEIPLPHEFILNRDLLAQLYPSFSEGATPFFTLNWSKYGEFLTFRGGLDPVTGGLWLTDIIHHHLAIAILFLIAGHMYRTNWGIGHNIKDILEAHKGPFTGQGHKGLYEILTTSWHAQLSINLAMLGSLTIVVAHHMYSMPPYPYLATDYGTQLSLFTHHMWIGGFLIVGAAAHAAIFMVRDYDPTIRYNDLLDRVLRHRDSIISHLNWVCIFLGFHSFGLYIHNDTMSALGRPQDMFSDTAIQLQPIFAQWIQNTYALAPGTTAPSAATSTSLTWGGENLVAVGGKVALLPIPLGTADFLVHHIHAFTIHVTVLILLKGVLFARSSRLIPDKANLGFRFPCDGPGRGGTCQVSAWDHVFLGLFWMYNSISVVIFHFSWKMQSDVWGSISDQGIVTHITGGNFAQSSITINGWLRDFLWAQASQVIQSYGSSLSAYGLFFLGAHFVWAFSLMFLFSGRGYWQELIESIVWAHNKLKVAPATQPRALSIVQGRAVGVTHYLLGGIATTWAFFLAIIIAVG
- the LOC128196794 gene encoding maturase K; the encoded protein is MEQYKAYLELHRSRYQDILYPLFFRESIYGLAYRHESFFLENVDYNNNFSLLIVKRLSTRMYQQTHFILFVNDSKKNTFVGYNYHFYSQIILEGFGIVVEILFSLQLFSSSLRGLEIVKSYTNLQSIHSIFPFFEDKLIYLNHKSDIRIPYPIHLEILVQILRYSIKDVSFFHLIRLFFYYYSNWNSLFPPKKWIFTFFSKRNRRIFLFLYNLYVWEYESIFLFLRNKSSQLQLKHFRVFFERIFFYEKIKHLVEVSTKNCSYTLFFFKDTFIHYVRYQGKSILVLKNTPFLINKWKYYFIYLWQCHFDIWAGLETIYINELSQYSFHFLGYFLSIPLNLSVVRSQMLQNSFLIQIVIKKLDTIVPIIPLMRSLANTKFCNVMGHPISKPVWANLSDFDILDRFLRICRNFSHYYNGSAKKKSFYQIKYILRFSCIKTLARKHKSTVRIYLKKLSSEKLLEEFFTEEDIFSLIFPRTSFTLRRFYLGRIWYLDILFRNDFVNYL